From the genome of Egibacteraceae bacterium, one region includes:
- the recN gene encoding DNA repair protein RecN: MFSELVIRNLGVIDEVTLDLAPGLNVLTGETGAGKTMVVSAIELLRGGRADAERVRAGADTAVVEGRLVPAPAAAADWLEQGDDELVVSREVGGDRSRARLGGRLAPASALADTLGAVVEMHGQSDSARLSTPAVQRELLDRSGGEAVAGAAAAHRDVYERWRACGDQLDALRSDDRDRARELDRLHFELEEIDAVAPEGGEEDALEASLQRLEHAETLTHAAAEAAGAIAADGGARDALGVAVAALRATAGLDEMLDKLTARTEGLAAEAQDLGLELRAYAEALEPDADGLEALRARRAALARLTRKYGPDAQAVAAYAEEARERLIALESSGERLAALQAEEAELAATVAAAAERLTAARRSAGDRLARLVGEHLAELAMASATLEVALEPAALGPHGADRVEFRLSPHAGEVARPLAKAASGGERSRVALAVRLALATADETPVLVFDEVDAGIGGEVARAVGSKLARLARGRQVLCITHLAQLAAHADAHFVVSKSEAGGRTVAGVERLDEGSRLAELARMLSGDPGSAVATEHAAELRAAALAESSQGW; encoded by the coding sequence ATGTTCTCAGAGCTGGTGATCCGCAACCTCGGCGTGATCGACGAGGTGACCCTCGATCTCGCGCCCGGCCTGAACGTCCTGACCGGGGAGACCGGCGCCGGCAAGACCATGGTGGTGTCGGCCATCGAGCTGCTGCGCGGCGGCCGCGCCGACGCCGAGCGCGTCCGCGCCGGCGCGGACACGGCGGTGGTCGAGGGCCGCCTGGTGCCCGCCCCGGCGGCTGCCGCCGACTGGCTGGAGCAGGGCGACGACGAGCTGGTGGTCTCCCGTGAGGTCGGTGGCGACCGCAGCCGGGCCCGCCTCGGCGGGCGTCTGGCACCGGCGTCCGCGCTGGCCGACACGCTGGGGGCCGTCGTGGAGATGCACGGCCAGTCCGACTCCGCCCGGCTGTCGACGCCCGCGGTCCAGCGCGAGCTGCTCGACCGGTCGGGGGGCGAGGCGGTCGCCGGCGCCGCCGCGGCCCACCGTGATGTGTACGAGCGGTGGCGGGCGTGCGGCGACCAGCTCGATGCGCTGCGCAGCGACGACCGCGATCGCGCCCGGGAGCTCGACCGGCTGCACTTCGAGCTGGAGGAGATCGACGCGGTCGCGCCCGAGGGGGGGGAGGAGGACGCCCTGGAGGCGAGCCTGCAGCGCCTGGAGCACGCCGAGACGCTGACCCACGCGGCCGCCGAGGCCGCGGGGGCGATCGCTGCGGACGGGGGAGCCCGGGACGCGCTGGGGGTGGCGGTGGCTGCCCTGCGCGCCACCGCCGGTCTCGACGAGATGCTCGATAAGCTCACGGCTCGCACCGAGGGGCTGGCCGCCGAGGCCCAGGACCTGGGACTGGAGCTGCGCGCCTACGCGGAGGCCCTGGAGCCCGACGCCGACGGGCTGGAGGCGCTGCGGGCGCGGCGTGCGGCCCTGGCCCGGCTGACCCGCAAGTACGGTCCCGACGCGCAGGCCGTGGCCGCCTACGCCGAGGAGGCGCGCGAGCGCCTGATTGCCCTCGAGAGCTCGGGGGAGCGCCTCGCGGCACTCCAGGCCGAGGAGGCGGAGCTGGCGGCCACGGTGGCGGCCGCCGCCGAGCGGCTGACCGCGGCCCGCCGTAGCGCGGGCGACCGGCTCGCCCGGTTGGTCGGCGAGCACCTGGCCGAGCTGGCGATGGCCTCCGCGACGCTCGAGGTGGCCTTGGAGCCGGCCGCGCTCGGCCCGCACGGTGCCGACCGCGTCGAGTTCCGGCTGTCTCCGCACGCCGGTGAGGTCGCCCGTCCTCTCGCCAAGGCCGCGTCCGGCGGCGAGCGCAGCCGGGTGGCGCTCGCGGTGCGCCTCGCGCTGGCCACCGCCGACGAGACCCCGGTGCTGGTGTTCGACGAGGTGGACGCCGGCATCGGCGGCGAGGTGGCCCGAGCGGTGGGGTCCAAGCTGGCCCGGCTGGCGCGGGGCCGCCAGGTGCTGTGCATCACCCACCTGGCGCAGCTGGCCGCGCACGCCGACGCGCACTTCGTGGTGAGTAAGTCCGAGGCCGGGGGGCGCACCGTGGCCGGGGTCGAGCGGCTGGACGAGGGCAGCCGGCTCGCCGAGCTTGCCCGCATGCTGTCGGGTGACCCGGGCAGCGCTGTGGCGACCGAGCACGCCGCCGAGCTACGGGCCGCCGCCCTGGCCGAGTCCAGCCAGGGTTGGTAA
- a CDS encoding CTP synthase — protein sequence MAKHILVTGGVSSSLGKGITAASLGRLLKARGLRVTLQKLDPYVNVDPGTMNPFQHGEVFVTEDGGETDLDLGHYERFIDENLPRSASVSTGQIYSTVIAKERRGDYVGETVQVVPHITNEIKSRILALADGVDVVITEVGGTVGDIEGLPFLEAIRQLRYDVGRENICYVHCALVPFIGPTGELKTKPAQHSVRELRSIGIQPDAVVARSDRPLPPELKRKIAMLSDVDLEGVVSAHDAESLYSVPLILRDEGLDRFVVRKLGLDPAVEPELADWTETVRRALHPADTVRIAVVGKYVALPDAYLSVVEALTHAGIHHDVGVDITWVAADNLQEPMAAERALQGAHGVLVPGGFGVRGIEGKVAAARHAREREIPYFGICLGLQVAVVEFARHALGLAEANSSEFDPDTPDAVIDLIPDQRDVTELGGTMRLGVYPCKLTAGSRAGTAYGEPVVYERHRHRWEVANRYRARLVDAGMTLSGVSPDDRLVEVIELADHPWYVGTQAHPEFRSRPNRPHPLFRDFVGAAKARMLAQAGRLPDVEPGRVPDEGDRPVAAAARRTE from the coding sequence GTGGCCAAGCACATCCTCGTCACCGGCGGCGTGTCGTCCTCGCTCGGCAAGGGGATCACGGCCGCGTCCCTCGGTCGGCTGCTGAAGGCCCGCGGGCTGCGCGTCACCCTGCAGAAGCTCGACCCGTACGTGAACGTCGACCCGGGGACGATGAACCCCTTCCAGCACGGCGAGGTCTTCGTGACCGAGGACGGCGGGGAGACCGACCTCGACCTCGGGCACTACGAGCGCTTCATCGACGAGAACCTCCCGCGCTCCGCCAGCGTGTCCACCGGCCAGATCTACTCGACGGTCATCGCCAAGGAACGCCGCGGGGACTACGTCGGGGAGACCGTGCAGGTCGTGCCCCACATCACCAACGAGATCAAGTCGCGCATCCTCGCGCTGGCCGACGGCGTCGACGTGGTCATCACCGAGGTGGGCGGGACCGTGGGTGACATCGAGGGCCTGCCGTTCCTCGAGGCCATCCGGCAGCTGCGCTACGACGTCGGCCGGGAGAACATCTGCTATGTGCACTGCGCGCTGGTCCCGTTCATCGGTCCGACCGGTGAGCTGAAGACCAAGCCCGCCCAGCACTCGGTGCGCGAGCTGCGCTCGATCGGGATCCAGCCCGACGCGGTGGTCGCCCGCAGCGACCGCCCCCTGCCGCCGGAGCTGAAGCGCAAGATCGCCATGCTGAGCGACGTCGATCTCGAGGGCGTCGTGTCGGCCCACGACGCCGAGAGCCTCTACAGCGTGCCGCTCATCCTGCGCGACGAGGGCCTGGACCGCTTCGTCGTGCGCAAGCTCGGCCTCGATCCCGCCGTGGAACCCGAACTCGCCGACTGGACCGAGACGGTGCGCCGCGCGCTGCACCCGGCCGACACGGTGCGCATCGCGGTGGTGGGCAAGTACGTGGCGCTGCCCGACGCGTACCTCTCCGTCGTGGAGGCCCTGACCCACGCGGGCATCCACCACGACGTCGGGGTCGACATCACGTGGGTGGCTGCCGACAACCTGCAGGAGCCCATGGCGGCCGAGCGGGCGTTGCAGGGGGCCCACGGCGTGCTCGTCCCCGGCGGGTTCGGCGTGCGGGGGATCGAGGGCAAGGTGGCGGCGGCCCGGCACGCCCGGGAGCGCGAGATCCCCTACTTCGGCATCTGCCTCGGGCTGCAGGTCGCCGTCGTCGAGTTCGCCCGCCACGCGCTCGGCCTGGCCGAGGCGAACTCCAGCGAGTTCGACCCCGACACCCCCGACGCGGTCATCGACCTGATACCCGACCAGCGCGACGTCACCGAGCTCGGCGGCACGATGCGCCTCGGCGTGTACCCCTGCAAGCTGACGGCGGGCAGCCGGGCGGGGACCGCTTACGGGGAACCGGTGGTCTACGAGCGCCATCGCCACCGCTGGGAGGTCGCCAACCGCTACCGCGCCCGGCTGGTGGACGCAGGCATGACCCTGAGCGGCGTGTCCCCCGACGACCGCCTCGTCGAGGTCATCGAGCTGGCCGACCATCCGTGGTACGTCGGCACGCAGGCCCATCCCGAGTTCCGCTCCCGGCCGAACCGACCACATCCGCTGTTCCGCGACTTCGTCGGGGCCGCCAAGGCGCGGATGCTGGCCCAGGCGGGGCGCCTGCCCGACGTCGAGCCCGGTCGGGTCCCCGACGAGGGGGACCGGCCCGTCGCGGCGGCCGCGCGCCGCACGGAGTAG
- a CDS encoding NUDIX hydrolase, producing MADDPVAYAVEGSHVVYDGELSRVRVDRVRMPDGSLATREIVEHPDAVAVVPVQDDGTVVLLRQYRHPVGTTVLEVPAGKLDVTGEEPGAAARRELAEEVGLSAGALAELLTFHNSSGWTDETTTVYLATDLRAVDAPADFTAEAEEADMEVVRMPLAEAADAARRGELTDAKTVIGLLLAAARLDA from the coding sequence ATGGCCGACGATCCGGTGGCCTACGCCGTGGAGGGCTCGCACGTCGTCTACGACGGTGAGCTGTCGCGCGTGCGCGTGGACCGCGTCCGCATGCCGGATGGCAGCCTCGCCACCCGCGAGATCGTCGAGCATCCCGACGCCGTCGCGGTCGTGCCGGTCCAGGACGACGGGACGGTCGTGCTCCTGCGCCAGTACCGCCACCCCGTGGGGACCACGGTGCTCGAGGTGCCCGCCGGCAAGCTCGACGTGACGGGGGAGGAGCCCGGCGCCGCCGCCCGGCGTGAGCTCGCCGAGGAGGTCGGGCTGTCCGCCGGTGCCCTGGCCGAGCTGCTGACGTTCCACAACTCCTCGGGCTGGACCGACGAGACCACGACCGTGTACCTGGCGACGGACCTGCGCGCCGTGGACGCTCCCGCCGACTTCACCGCCGAGGCCGAGGAGGCCGACATGGAGGTCGTGCGGATGCCCCTGGCCGAGGCTGCCGACGCCGCCCGGCGGGGCGAGCTGACGGACGCCAAGACGGTCATCGGCCTGCTGCTGGCCGCCGCCCGCCTCGACGCGTGA
- a CDS encoding DUF2269 family protein: protein MIDASSLFLHVLAAIGLVGGGTMQVLSGVHVRRARTGRDMAMWARFTRSAGLLIVGSAVVSLMTGGHLAGAVWGGAAGGFANPFITLGLVGLVLLAPVGPMVGGAHLRRLVDAAEAVGDAAAPAPLRSEARAPALWGPVHSLVGVGVGLVAVMVYKPSWLVGGLVLALTFAAGWVSGAVVAARPADEVT from the coding sequence ATGATCGACGCATCCTCGCTGTTCCTCCACGTCCTGGCCGCCATCGGCCTGGTCGGCGGCGGCACCATGCAGGTCCTCAGCGGCGTGCACGTGCGCCGTGCGCGCACCGGGCGCGACATGGCGATGTGGGCCCGGTTCACCCGCAGCGCCGGGTTGCTGATCGTGGGGTCCGCCGTGGTCTCCCTGATGACCGGCGGGCACCTGGCCGGTGCGGTCTGGGGCGGTGCCGCAGGCGGCTTCGCCAACCCGTTCATCACCCTCGGGCTCGTGGGGCTGGTGCTGCTGGCCCCGGTCGGGCCGATGGTCGGCGGTGCCCACCTGCGTCGGCTCGTCGATGCCGCCGAGGCCGTCGGCGACGCTGCGGCGCCGGCTCCCCTGCGCTCGGAGGCGCGCGCCCCCGCGCTGTGGGGGCCCGTGCACTCGCTGGTCGGCGTCGGCGTGGGCCTGGTCGCCGTGATGGTCTACAAGCCGAGCTGGCTGGTCGGCGGGCTGGTCCTGGCGCTCACCTTCGCGGCGGGCTGGGTGTCCGGCGCGGTCGTCGCCGCACGCCCGGCCGACGAGGTGACCTGA
- the ald gene encoding alanine dehydrogenase — translation MRIGVPAEVKQAEHRVAITPAGVRELTLAGHDVLVEAGAGRGSALTDADYTGAGARVVADAATAWGEAELVLKVKEPVAAEFGHLRADLVLFTFLHLAAAGPLTHALLAARTTAVAYETVAGPDGGLPLLQPMSEVAGRMAPQVGAHHLERPRGGRGVLMGGIAGVVPAHVVVIGAGTAGRNAAWVAAGMGASVTLLDLDIDTLRSIASVHQGGITTMASNRLTLEEQLTTADLVIGAVLVPGARAPQVITEDMVRSMPTGSVLVDIAIDQGGCAATSRMTTHDQATYVKHEVLHYAVGNMPGAVPRTSTYGLTNATLPYVLRLADRGVAGVAGRDHGFAQGINTSGGALTNRAVSEAHGLAYTPFGDLDDIH, via the coding sequence ATGCGCATCGGCGTCCCGGCCGAGGTCAAGCAAGCCGAGCACCGGGTCGCCATCACCCCCGCGGGGGTGCGGGAGCTGACGCTGGCCGGGCACGACGTGCTCGTCGAGGCGGGAGCCGGGCGGGGATCGGCGCTGACGGACGCGGACTACACCGGCGCCGGCGCACGAGTCGTCGCCGACGCCGCGACCGCCTGGGGCGAGGCAGAGCTCGTCCTGAAGGTGAAGGAACCCGTCGCAGCGGAGTTCGGGCACCTGCGCGCCGACCTCGTGCTGTTCACCTTCCTGCACCTGGCCGCGGCGGGGCCGCTGACGCACGCGTTGCTCGCCGCCCGCACGACCGCCGTGGCCTACGAGACGGTTGCCGGCCCCGACGGCGGCCTCCCCCTGCTCCAGCCCATGAGCGAGGTCGCCGGCCGGATGGCGCCGCAGGTCGGCGCCCACCACCTGGAACGTCCCCGGGGCGGGCGCGGCGTGCTGATGGGCGGCATCGCGGGCGTGGTCCCGGCGCACGTGGTGGTGATCGGGGCGGGCACAGCCGGGCGCAACGCCGCGTGGGTCGCGGCCGGGATGGGCGCCTCGGTCACCCTCCTCGACCTGGACATCGACACGCTGCGCTCCATCGCCAGCGTGCACCAGGGCGGGATCACGACCATGGCCAGCAACCGGTTGACCCTCGAGGAGCAGCTCACCACGGCGGACCTGGTGATCGGGGCGGTGCTGGTTCCCGGCGCCCGGGCACCCCAGGTGATCACCGAGGACATGGTCAGGTCCATGCCGACCGGCAGCGTCCTGGTCGACATCGCCATCGACCAGGGCGGGTGCGCGGCGACCAGCCGGATGACCACCCACGACCAGGCGACTTATGTCAAGCACGAGGTGCTACACTATGCCGTGGGCAACATGCCCGGGGCCGTGCCGCGGACCTCGACCTACGGGTTGACCAACGCCACGCTGCCGTACGTCCTGCGCCTCGCCGATCGCGGGGTGGCGGGGGTGGCGGGGCGGGACCACGGCTTCGCGCAGGGGATCAACACCAGCGGTGGCGCGCTCACGAATCGCGCGGTGTCCGAAGCCCACGGCCTTGCCTACACGCCCTTCGGCGACCTCGACGACATCCACTGA
- the xerD gene encoding site-specific tyrosine recombinase XerD produces MALPRHADRYLDHLTVERGLSPHSLAAYRRDLALYATYLDAAGIANPLDAVAEDLAGFVAWIREQRTAAGKPYAQSTVARTLVSVRGLHRFLVREGLAATDPTTEVTGPRASRSLPKALSADEIGRLLASPLGSEPVVLRDRAMLEVLYAAGLRITELVNLDVDDVDLTDRTVRATGKGGKERIVPIGRPARAAVEAWLVQGRPAMPPTGAALFTNRRGGRLTRQGGWKIIKKHAHAAGLAAQVSPHTLRHSFATHFLDGGGDVRVVQELLGHASVNTTQIYTLVSRARLRAVYEQAHPRAAADTEPTVSAVEGARPHEA; encoded by the coding sequence GTGGCCCTGCCACGCCACGCCGACCGGTACCTCGACCACCTCACCGTGGAACGGGGACTGTCACCGCACAGCCTCGCCGCCTACCGGCGTGACCTGGCTCTGTACGCGACGTACCTGGACGCCGCGGGGATCGCCAACCCGCTGGATGCGGTGGCCGAGGACCTGGCCGGGTTCGTCGCCTGGATCCGCGAGCAGCGCACGGCGGCCGGCAAGCCCTACGCCCAGTCCACGGTCGCCCGGACCCTCGTCAGCGTTCGGGGGCTGCACCGCTTCCTCGTGCGCGAGGGCCTGGCCGCCACCGACCCCACGACCGAGGTCACCGGGCCCCGCGCCAGTCGCTCACTGCCCAAGGCCCTGTCCGCGGACGAAATCGGCCGTCTCCTGGCCTCGCCGCTCGGCTCGGAGCCGGTCGTCCTGCGCGACCGGGCCATGCTGGAGGTCTTGTACGCCGCAGGCCTGCGCATCACCGAGCTGGTGAACCTCGACGTCGACGACGTCGACCTCACCGACCGTACGGTGCGCGCCACGGGCAAGGGCGGCAAGGAACGCATCGTGCCGATCGGGCGACCCGCACGCGCGGCGGTGGAGGCGTGGCTGGTGCAGGGACGTCCGGCGATGCCCCCCACCGGCGCTGCGCTCTTCACGAATCGGCGGGGCGGCCGTTTGACGCGACAGGGCGGGTGGAAAATCATCAAGAAGCACGCACACGCTGCCGGCCTCGCCGCGCAGGTCTCGCCCCATACCCTTCGACATTCGTTCGCGACCCACTTCCTCGACGGCGGAGGCGACGTCCGGGTGGTGCAGGAGCTGTTGGGTCACGCCAGCGTGAACACCACCCAGATCTACACCCTCGTGTCCCGCGCGCGGTTGCGCGCCGTGTACGAGCAGGCCCACCCTCGGGCGGCCGCCGACACCGAGCCCACCGTCTCTGCAGTCGAAGGAGCTCGTCCCCATGAAGCCTGA
- a CDS encoding TraR/DksA C4-type zinc finger protein: MKPELLTNLRQELTAERESVLAELREYGADPYSERVDHIAGIDDNFADLAAATAERSEKLAFIENARERLAHVDAALEKIDQGTYGICEVCGAEIPAARLEARPLSVRCVQCASAA; this comes from the coding sequence ATGAAGCCTGAACTGCTCACCAACCTGCGCCAGGAGCTCACGGCCGAGCGCGAGTCGGTCCTCGCCGAGCTGCGCGAGTACGGCGCGGACCCCTACAGCGAGCGGGTCGACCACATCGCCGGGATCGACGACAACTTCGCCGACCTGGCCGCAGCCACCGCCGAGCGCAGCGAGAAGCTCGCGTTCATCGAGAACGCGCGCGAGCGCCTCGCGCACGTGGACGCCGCCCTGGAGAAGATCGACCAGGGCACCTACGGCATCTGCGAGGTGTGCGGGGCGGAGATCCCCGCCGCCCGACTGGAGGCGCGCCCGCTGTCGGTGCGCTGCGTGCAGTGCGCGTCAGCGGCGTAG
- a CDS encoding thymidine phosphorylase, with product MTIVELVRGWLEGTVAEDTLVTALRAGGLDDDDAIALTGLLAASGERLDVSALGPLTVDKHSTGGVGDGTTLLVVPLLAAAGAVVVKLSGRGLGHTGGTVDKLEAVPGLRTDLAPEQLLAVAGEVGCVVGAQSDRMVPADRALYALRHATGTVADPALIASSVMAKKLAGGAGTIVLDVKAGDGAFLPGTDVAVALARLCVRIAVEADRRCVALVTAMDQPLGRAVGNALEVTEAVELLGAPPAGRLAALALDLAAEAVALARGGAVAQARQELCELWDTGAGLARLRAMVHAQGGDPAVCDDPRAVLPQAPVQEAVPADRAGWVRAVPARAVGELAARLGAGRRGKADPVDPAVGLVLAVEVGDRMAAGQPLGVVHARTERAARDAAGDLRELVVLADRPVSPPATVLHRISP from the coding sequence ATGACCATCGTCGAGCTCGTCCGCGGGTGGCTCGAGGGGACCGTCGCCGAGGACACGCTCGTGACCGCGCTGCGTGCCGGCGGGCTCGACGACGACGACGCCATCGCGCTCACCGGCCTCCTGGCCGCCAGCGGCGAGCGCCTCGACGTGTCGGCGCTCGGACCGCTGACCGTGGACAAGCACTCCACCGGCGGCGTGGGCGACGGCACGACGCTGCTGGTCGTGCCGCTGCTGGCCGCGGCCGGCGCCGTGGTGGTGAAGCTCTCCGGGCGCGGGCTCGGCCACACCGGGGGCACCGTCGACAAGCTCGAGGCCGTCCCCGGCCTGCGCACCGATCTCGCCCCCGAGCAGCTGCTGGCGGTCGCCGGCGAGGTCGGCTGCGTCGTGGGGGCGCAGTCAGACCGCATGGTGCCGGCCGACCGGGCGCTCTACGCGCTGCGCCACGCGACCGGGACCGTGGCCGACCCGGCGCTGATCGCCTCGAGCGTCATGGCCAAGAAGCTTGCCGGCGGGGCGGGGACGATCGTCCTCGACGTGAAGGCCGGCGACGGCGCGTTCCTGCCGGGCACGGACGTGGCGGTCGCCCTGGCACGCTTGTGCGTACGGATCGCCGTGGAGGCCGACCGGCGGTGCGTGGCTCTGGTGACCGCCATGGACCAGCCGCTGGGCCGGGCGGTCGGCAACGCCCTGGAGGTGACCGAGGCCGTCGAGCTGCTCGGCGCACCCCCGGCCGGGCGTCTGGCGGCGCTCGCACTGGACTTGGCGGCCGAGGCGGTGGCGTTGGCGCGCGGTGGTGCCGTGGCCCAGGCCCGGCAGGAGCTGTGCGAGCTCTGGGACACGGGGGCGGGCCTGGCCCGGCTGCGGGCGATGGTGCACGCGCAGGGGGGCGACCCGGCGGTCTGCGACGACCCGCGGGCGGTCCTGCCGCAGGCGCCGGTGCAGGAGGCGGTGCCGGCCGACCGGGCCGGATGGGTCCGTGCGGTGCCCGCCCGGGCGGTCGGTGAGCTGGCAGCCCGGCTGGGCGCAGGCCGACGCGGCAAGGCCGACCCGGTCGACCCGGCGGTCGGCCTGGTGCTCGCGGTGGAGGTGGGCGACCGCATGGCCGCCGGCCAACCGCTCGGGGTGGTGCACGCGCGCACGGAGCGTGCGGCTCGGGACGCGGCCGGCGACCTGCGCGAGCTCGTGGTCCTCGCCGACCGCCCGGTCAGCCCGCCCGCGACGGTCCTGCACCGGATCTCCCCCTGA
- a CDS encoding segregation/condensation protein A, producing the protein MSSTYTVHVGSFEGPFDLLLALIARHKVDIYEVSLAQITEDYLVVLRGMDRFDLEVATEFLVVAATLVELKAARLLPGEDDPELEELALEARDLLYARLLDYRTFKEAAGFLRDRLEAHAGYVPRDVALEERFVGITPQAALSITPAQLAELAARALAEQPEPTVDTTHLQPVHMTVREAAGLLADELVRAGGRASFTELTAGCRHRVEVIVCFLAVLELYKLERVDLEQAATFAELAVVWVGGEYASALDEMDVYRGHRDREVDA; encoded by the coding sequence ATGTCGAGCACCTATACCGTCCACGTCGGGTCCTTCGAGGGCCCGTTCGACCTGCTGCTGGCGCTGATCGCGCGGCACAAGGTCGACATCTACGAGGTGTCGCTCGCCCAGATCACCGAGGACTACCTCGTCGTCCTGCGCGGCATGGACCGGTTCGACCTGGAGGTGGCCACCGAGTTCCTGGTCGTCGCGGCGACCCTGGTCGAGCTGAAGGCCGCCCGGCTGCTGCCGGGCGAGGACGACCCGGAGCTGGAGGAGCTCGCACTCGAGGCACGCGATCTGCTCTACGCCCGCCTGCTCGACTACCGGACCTTCAAGGAGGCGGCCGGCTTCCTGCGTGACCGGCTCGAAGCGCACGCCGGCTACGTGCCCCGCGACGTGGCGCTGGAAGAGCGCTTCGTCGGCATCACCCCGCAGGCGGCGCTCTCGATCACGCCGGCCCAGCTCGCCGAGCTCGCCGCACGGGCGCTGGCCGAGCAGCCGGAGCCAACCGTCGACACCACCCACCTGCAACCGGTGCACATGACCGTGCGCGAGGCTGCGGGCCTGCTCGCCGACGAGCTGGTGCGGGCGGGCGGCCGGGCGTCGTTCACGGAGCTGACCGCCGGCTGCCGACACCGTGTGGAGGTGATCGTCTGCTTCCTCGCCGTCCTGGAGCTCTACAAGCTCGAGCGCGTCGATCTGGAGCAGGCGGCGACCTTCGCGGAGCTGGCCGTCGTGTGGGTCGGGGGCGAGTACGCCTCGGCACTCGACGAGATGGACGTCTACCGGGGCCACCGTGACCGGGAGGTCGACGCATGA
- the scpB gene encoding SMC-Scp complex subunit ScpB — protein MTPGEEELLEPDLRKALEAILLVVSEPVEPNTLAQVLEAPTEAVTATLQALRAEYVDQGRGFVLREAGGGWRLYTDPGAALYVERFVAHGRSTRLSQAALETLAIVAYKQPVTRAQISEIRGVDADGAVRSLVGRGLITELGRQAVPGQPLLYGTSPTFLERLGLTDIGELPVLPALSPSGPLPAEPAPGTYKTARRELDALSAGAGADDDDEVDRAS, from the coding sequence ATGACACCCGGTGAGGAGGAGCTGCTCGAGCCGGACCTGCGCAAGGCCCTGGAGGCGATCCTGCTGGTCGTGTCCGAGCCCGTGGAGCCCAACACCCTCGCCCAGGTCCTCGAGGCGCCCACGGAGGCGGTGACCGCCACACTCCAGGCCCTGCGGGCCGAGTACGTCGACCAGGGCCGCGGGTTCGTGCTCCGCGAGGCCGGCGGTGGGTGGCGCCTGTACACCGATCCCGGAGCGGCGCTCTACGTCGAGCGGTTCGTGGCGCACGGCCGCTCGACCCGGTTGTCCCAGGCGGCTCTGGAGACCCTGGCGATCGTCGCGTACAAGCAGCCTGTCACGCGGGCGCAGATCTCCGAGATCCGCGGCGTGGACGCCGACGGCGCGGTGCGCTCGCTCGTGGGACGCGGCCTCATCACCGAGCTGGGACGCCAGGCGGTGCCCGGCCAGCCGCTCCTGTACGGCACGAGCCCCACGTTCCTGGAGCGCCTCGGCCTCACCGACATCGGCGAGCTGCCGGTGCTGCCGGCGCTGTCGCCCTCGGGTCCGCTGCCGGCCGAACCCGCGCCGGGCACCTACAAGACGGCTCGCCGCGAGCTCGATGCCCTGTCGGCCGGCGCCGGCGCCGACGACGACGACGAGGTCGACCGGGCGTCGTAG
- a CDS encoding pseudouridine synthase gives MNQEQRKPERVQKILAAAGLGSRRACEELIAAGRVAVDGRPITLGGKADPTQQVITVDGERVATNPDLVHFMLNKPLGVVTTVSDPQGRPTVMDLVPENPRVYPVGRLDQDTEGLLLLTNDGELANRLAHPRYEIEKTYVAQVRGQLRRRATRMLLDGVELEDGPARARSVRELGSAADRTLVELVLAEGRKREVRRMLAAVGIPVERLARVKLGPLALGDMSPGKHRPLTGGEIRGLYKAVGLGKPERSAEAEARARSGGGR, from the coding sequence GTGAACCAAGAACAGCGCAAACCTGAGCGGGTCCAGAAGATCCTGGCCGCGGCCGGGCTCGGCAGCCGGCGCGCGTGCGAGGAGCTGATCGCCGCGGGCCGCGTGGCCGTGGACGGGCGGCCGATCACCCTCGGCGGCAAGGCGGATCCGACCCAGCAGGTCATCACCGTCGACGGTGAGCGCGTGGCCACCAACCCCGACCTGGTGCACTTCATGCTGAACAAGCCCCTCGGGGTGGTGACGACGGTCAGCGACCCGCAGGGCCGGCCCACCGTGATGGACCTCGTCCCGGAGAACCCACGGGTCTACCCGGTGGGCCGCCTGGACCAGGACACCGAGGGCCTGCTGCTGCTCACCAACGACGGCGAGCTGGCGAACCGCCTCGCTCATCCCCGCTACGAGATCGAGAAGACCTACGTCGCCCAGGTCCGCGGCCAGCTCCGCCGCCGCGCCACCCGCATGCTGCTCGACGGCGTCGAGCTCGAGGACGGTCCCGCGCGGGCGCGGTCGGTGCGCGAGCTCGGGTCCGCCGCCGACCGGACGCTCGTCGAGCTGGTCCTGGCCGAGGGCCGCAAGCGCGAGGTCCGTCGGATGCTCGCGGCGGTGGGCATCCCCGTCGAACGGCTCGCCCGGGTGAAGCTCGGGCCGCTGGCCCTCGGTGACATGTCTCCGGGCAAGCACCGTCCGCTCACCGGCGGCGAGATCCGCGGCCTGTACAAGGCGGTCGGCCTCGGCAAGCCAGAGCGCTCCGCCGAAGCCGAAGCGCGCGCTCGCAGCGGAGGGGGTCGGTGA